GGGCTGTGGTGTTCGCCATTGCGTCCCGGGCCGGCGAAGGCCCACCCCGGCCCGCGGGGGGGGTGCCGGGTTCTCCGGTGACGGGGAACCGGGCTCACGGGGAGGCGGCCCGCACCGGAGGGGCTCATCCGGCCTTCCTGCGCTGGTCGGAGCTCGCCGCCCTGGAGGCGTCGGGTCTCGTGACGGTGCAGTCCCACTCCTTTTCCCACGCCATGGGGTGGGTGGGGGACGAGATCGTGGGGTTCCACCTCGGCACCCACGGCAAACGCCACTGGTCGCTGGTCCAGTGCACCGGGGGAGACGAGCGCCTGGGAATTCCCCGGTACCGCCGGGGCTCGGCCCTGGCGCACCGGCTCTACCACGACGATCCCGCCCTGCGGGACCACCTGGCGGAGTGGCTCGCGGCCCGGGGGGGGGAGGCCTACATCGCCGAGCGGGGGGCGGCCGCGGTGTCGGGGGAGCTCTCCGACCAGGCTCGGGGGTTTCAGACGGTCCGTCCGGAGGGCGGAGGATGGGAAGGGGAGGAGCGCAGGATCGAGCGCACCCTGGAAGAGCTCCATCGGGCGCGGCAGGAGCTGGAGAAGCGCCTGGGCGGGACCCGGGACGAGCTGTGCCTTCCTTGGGGGGAGTACGACGAGGTGACCCTGGACTGCGCGAGGAGGGCGGGCATCCGGCGGGTGTACACCCTGGACAGGGGGCCCAATCCCGCGGGGCGCATCGGCTTTCTCGTCAACCGCTTCGAACCCAGGGCACGGGGGTCCCTATGGCTGCGCCTGCGCCTGTGGCTCTACCGGTCCACTGCCCGTGCGAGTCTCTACGCAAGGGTTTCCCGGCGGAGGCCAAGGCGCTCGGGGAGACCGCGGGGGAGGGCATGACGAGTTCGCCGGAGCCGCGGCGCGGGGCCGGTCCGCCACCCCCGACGGTTTCCGGCCGGGGCCTTTGCGTGGTAGAAGACGGTCTTCTCCCAGGCGACCCGGCCGTCAGGCGGCCGATGTGCGGTTCGAGGCGACCAT
The Thermodesulfobacteriota bacterium genome window above contains:
- a CDS encoding polysaccharide deacetylase family protein, with translation MGVSIPVLAYHALGPRAGVGPESFSAHLRALASSGLPSLAPVQLGSAPRGFLLTFDDGFADLWTHGLPLLREHGVRAVVFAIASRAGEGPPRPAGGVPGSPVTGNRAHGEAARTGGAHPAFLRWSELAALEASGLVTVQSHSFSHAMGWVGDEIVGFHLGTHGKRHWSLVQCTGGDERLGIPRYRRGSALAHRLYHDDPALRDHLAEWLAARGGEAYIAERGAAAVSGELSDQARGFQTVRPEGGGWEGEERRIERTLEELHRARQELEKRLGGTRDELCLPWGEYDEVTLDCARRAGIRRVYTLDRGPNPAGRIGFLVNRFEPRARGSLWLRLRLWLYRSTARASLYARVSRRRPRRSGRPRGRA